TTACGGACACGATTGCGTGGAACACGCTGCGGCCCGAACTGTTCCAGAAGCTGTTCCGCCAGGACCTGCTGGTGGCGAGCCTGTTTCGCAACTTTCTGCTGGCCGAGCGTATCCTGCGAGCTTACGATTGCACGCCCATCTCTAGTCCGGCATTGCCCCCCAGCTATCGGCATCCGATGTGGTCGGCGTGGGATTTGGCCCTAGACCAGGCGCTGGCCCAGCTGCCGGACATGCTTGAGAAGGGAAAACCATTCCAGCATTCGCCCTTCTTCGAGGAGCAGCTGACGGCATTTCAGGTGTGGCTAGAGGGAAGCACCGAGCAGCGCAGCCCGCCCGAGCAGTTGCCGATCGTGCTGCAGGTGCTTCTGTCGCAGGTTCACCGATTGCGTGCCTTGGAGTTGTTGGGACACTTTGTTGATCTCGGTCCGTGGGCGGTTAACCTGGCGCTGAGCGTTGGCATCTTTCCGTACGTGCTGAAGCTCCTGCAAAGCTCGGCCAAGGAGCTGCGACCGTGTCTGGTGTTCATCTGGGCGAAAATAGTTGCAGTGGATGGGACGTGCCAGATCGATCTTATCCGTGAGCAGGGGCATAAGTATTTCCTGATCGCCCTGCAGGACACCAATCCCGGCGGGCAACCGTTCAAGGGCAATCATCGAACGTACGCCGCGTTTGTGCTCGCTAGCATCGTGCACAACTTCCCGAACGGACAGTCGAGTGCACTGCAGGGGCAGCTGGTGTCTATCTGCCTCGATCAGCTGAACGACGACAGCAATCCCCTGCTGCGGCAGTGGTTGGCCATTTGCTTGGGACATCTGTGGCAGAACTACGAACAAGCACGGTGGTCCGGCGTGCGGGACAATGCGAACGAAAAACTGTACCCCCTGCTCAGCGATCCCTATCCGGAGGTGCGTGCTGCTGCCGTCTATGCGCTGGGCACGTTTATAAGCTCGGTGAAGCAACGGTCGGACCATGCGAACAACATCGATCGCTCGACTGCGATGCACCTTTTCTCCACGGTAAGCAACGATATGAGCCCGCTGGTACGCATGGAGCTGATTGCTGCGCTTCAGTGGATGGTGCTGTTCTTCGAGTCACAGTTTGCCGGCACGTTTTTGCAGCTGGACAGCCCCGAACGGACCACCAATCCGATGAAGCGCGTCCTAAGCACGAGCAATATTATTGGCGTTGGCAAAGCGTCCGTCATGGTTGGGTTTTATCAGAAGCTGTGGAACGGATTCATTGCCCTGTCGAAAGATCCCTTCCCGGAGGTTGCCTCCATGGCGCAGAAAGTCGTTGACTATGTGCGCGCCGACAGCGCCAAGGAGGTGACGGTATGCGACAAAAGCTCGCACCACTACGGTAGCGCGGCCAGCGTCAGTTTACCTCCGTCGCCGAACACCCGTGTCGGTTATCTAGCGGGCGAGTCTCCCCCAACGCACGGCGGAATACACGGCCCCAGTGACAACGGGGGCAGTCACCATCGTCTGGCAAATCAGCAGACGCCACTAGCAATGAAGAAGCGTATCCACGCGGTGAACGACAGTCCAGCGGCCGGACCTGATTATACGGACAGTCCGGATAAATTAGCGTATTCGCAATCGTCCTCACACTCCCTGTCGTCATCGACGGCTCCGCTGAAGCCGATCGTGGGGACTCAATACATCGAATGGTCGGTCAGCTTCTTTGCCCAACCGTCGAAGCGAATGAACGAAGCGAAAGCGGCCGGTACGGATCACAATTCGTACGAATTTCTCATCCGCAAATCGCGCTGGTTGCGCAACAAAGAGGTACGAGCGGAGGGGCGTACGCAGCGCATGAAGGCGATCTTTAAGCGGCTAGATGTGCAAAGTTGGTCCTGCCGTACGCAGCATGCACCGACATTTATCAAGCTAAATCCTTACGACGAACAGGTGGCTTTCGCATACAAGTAAGTgaatgcattttgttttttttttttcatactttACACCAAGCAATTTGTTTGGCAAGTTGGAACTATATATGAACCATTGCTCTTGCTTTCCCAGGGATCGAGTCATCGTAGTGAATATGAGCACGGAAGTCACGCACACCCTAACGCCCCAACGACAATCGATTTACGACAGCTGCAGCAACctgtccagcagcagcaccagctccGGTTACCACAGTCTGCAGCACCATGGTTCGCACCGTCTAATTAATCAATCCTTCCTAGAGCAGCATCACCCGACGCCCTCACAGTCACAACAGCCATCGTTATCATCGTTCCCGCACCAACTGAAGCCATCGAACGAGCCGCTGCCGGCGCACGGGTTTGGTAGCCACGCGCTGGCAGTCACGTCGCTGGAGTTCCTCAACGCGCACGACGTCGGTGTGATAATGGCCGGGTACAGCGACAGCACGATACGATTGTGGCGCCCGAAGGAGACGAGCGACGAAAATCAGCTGCTTTCAGCGTGGCACGGTTTGCTAGATTTCAATACATCAAGCGCAGCCAAGGTAAGCTGTAGCGAGGCGGCACCGGCCGCCCATGGCGGTCTCGTGCTCGCATGGCACCAGCGCACGCAAACGATTATGGCGGCGGGCGAAGCAAAATACATACGCCTGTGGGATGCTGAGCGGGAGATGCGTATCTGTGATATACCGAGCGGCTCCGACACGGCCGTACTGAAGCTATCCTGCGCGCCGAACGGTATATTTGCGGCCGGGTTTTACGATGGCAGTGTGCGCATATTCGATCGCCGCTGTCCGCCAGCTGAAACGCGCTGCGCAACCATACGGGAACACATTAACCCGGTGCTGGCGATCTGTCTGCGCGACGATTGCGAATCGCTAGTGACCGCCGATGTGTCGGCTAGCGTACGGCTCTACGATATAAGGAAAGCGTACTCCTCCGTACAGAACTGGAGCGCTGGGACGGACGTGTCGGCGATGGCGATACACACGAGCGCCGACATTCTCGCCTGTGCAACCAGCCAGATCGTCATCTACGGGCTGGACGGTGTGGTGCTTAGCTCGGGCCGCAGCAACGAAGGATTCATGGCACCTCGGAAGGGTGTGGCCTCCTGTCTGTCATTTCATAAATACAAACTCAATCTGGCGGCCGGCTACAACGACAATACCGCGGCGGTGCTAGTGCCATAAGGTTGGAAGATGGCTATCGCGTAGATGCTGAACAAACTAAACATTGCTTTACTGCTGCGCTcgtatgttttgctttcggatGCATGAAATACGCCGTAAGCCATTGCTACTTGCAGGTAAGG
This sequence is a window from Anopheles merus strain MAF chromosome 3R, AmerM5.1, whole genome shotgun sequence. Protein-coding genes within it:
- the LOC121596212 gene encoding regulatory-associated protein of mTOR, with protein sequence MIETTEQSKDSNDAEDEDDALLPVCFNCERHRGKILGINCTTQCWRVRDRMKTVSVALVLCLNIGVDPPDVVKIDKCARVECWINPASYSPGKALEMISYQLQKQYERWQPRARYRHSLDPTMEDVKKLCTSLRRNAKEERVLFHYNGHGVPRPTANGEIWVFNRNFTQYIPLSIYDLQTWMGAPSIYVYDCSNAGIIVNSFHTFADQHELEVEHIRNRSGSTVGHTGSDLQAEDSRSSPSPSTGGAGTTTYRNCIQLAACAADQLLPMNPNLPADLFTSCLTTPVKMALRWFTLQSTSKLVPEVTEELIEKIPGQLNDRRTMMGELNWIFTAITDTIAWNTLRPELFQKLFRQDLLVASLFRNFLLAERILRAYDCTPISSPALPPSYRHPMWSAWDLALDQALAQLPDMLEKGKPFQHSPFFEEQLTAFQVWLEGSTEQRSPPEQLPIVLQVLLSQVHRLRALELLGHFVDLGPWAVNLALSVGIFPYVLKLLQSSAKELRPCLVFIWAKIVAVDGTCQIDLIREQGHKYFLIALQDTNPGGQPFKGNHRTYAAFVLASIVHNFPNGQSSALQGQLVSICLDQLNDDSNPLLRQWLAICLGHLWQNYEQARWSGVRDNANEKLYPLLSDPYPEVRAAAVYALGTFISSVKQRSDHANNIDRSTAMHLFSTVSNDMSPLVRMELIAALQWMVLFFESQFAGTFLQLDSPERTTNPMKRVLSTSNIIGVGKASVMVGFYQKLWNGFIALSKDPFPEVASMAQKVVDYVRADSAKEVTVCDKSSHHYGSAASVSLPPSPNTRVGYLAGESPPTHGGIHGPSDNGGSHHRLANQQTPLAMKKRIHAVNDSPAAGPDYTDSPDKLAYSQSSSHSLSSSTAPLKPIVGTQYIEWSVSFFAQPSKRMNEAKAAGTDHNSYEFLIRKSRWLRNKEVRAEGRTQRMKAIFKRLDVQSWSCRTQHAPTFIKLNPYDEQVAFAYKDRVIVVNMSTEVTHTLTPQRQSIYDSCSNLSSSSTSSGYHSLQHHGSHRLINQSFLEQHHPTPSQSQQPSLSSFPHQLKPSNEPLPAHGFGSHALAVTSLEFLNAHDVGVIMAGYSDSTIRLWRPKETSDENQLLSAWHGLLDFNTSSAAKVSCSEAAPAAHGGLVLAWHQRTQTIMAAGEAKYIRLWDAEREMRICDIPSGSDTAVLKLSCAPNGIFAAGFYDGSVRIFDRRCPPAETRCATIREHINPVLAICLRDDCESLVTADVSASVRLYDIRKAYSSVQNWSAGTDVSAMAIHTSADILACATSQIVIYGLDGVVLSSGRSNEGFMAPRKGVASCLSFHKYKLNLAAGYNDNTAAVLVP